ACTGGCCGAACTCACCAAGAAGGGCCAGGCGTTCAAGGAACCGCAACGATACAAGGGCCTGGGTGAGATGGATGCCGATCAGCTGGCCGAGACCACGATGAATCCCCGCGGCCGGATGCTGAGGCGGCTCACCGTCGACGACGCGGAACAGGCCGAACGGACCTTCGAGATGCTCATGGGCAACGAGGTCGGCCCGCGCAAGGAGTTCATCGTCGAGGGCGCCTACCAGTTGGACGACGATCGGATCGACGCATGACCATGCCACCGATCGCGGGCGAACCCGCAACCGCGCTCGGCCGGCCCAAGGACACGTCGGCGAAAAAGATCATCAGCTGGGCGATGTGGGACTGGGGCACTCAGCCCTTCAACACCGTCATCATCACCTTCGTCTTCGCGGTCTACCTGACCAGTTCGTCGTTCGGCAACACCAACCAGACCTCGCAGGCCCTGTCGGTGTCGACGACGATCGCCGGTCTGGTGGTGGCATTGGCGGCTCCGGTGCTCGGACAGACCGTCGACCGCAGCGGACGCACCGTCACCGTGCTGCGCGGACTGACCTGGACGCTGGCGCTGATCTCCGCGCTGCTCTTCTTCGTCCGCCCGGATCCGTCGTACCTGTGGCTGGGCCTGGGACTGCTGGGCTTCGGATCGATCATCAACGAGATCGCCGGGGTGAACTACAACTCGCTGCTGGACGATGTCGCCGGCGAGGCCAATGTCGGGCGGGTGTCCGGGTTCGGCTGGGGGATGGGCTACCTCGGCGGGATTGTGGTGCTGCTGGTCATCTACTTCGGCTTCATCCAGCCCGATGTGGGCTGGTTCGGCGTCACCGGGGACGATGGCATGGACATCCGGGTCTCGATGCTGGTCTGCGCGATCTGGACGCTGCTGTTCACGATTCCGACGTTCGTGAGCCTGCACGACAGGCCGCAGGCTCAGCGGCGCCCGATCCCTGGCATCGAGGTCTACCGAGGCAAGCAGCCCCGCTGGATCTGGGGCTGGCTGGCGCCGGTGATCGCGTCCTACGCGGAGTTGGCCGCCACCATCGGCAGGTTGTGGAAGCTGAGCCGTCACACCGTCTACTTCCTGGCCGCCTCGGCGCTCTTCCGTGACGGGTTGGCCGGGGTCTTCGCATTCGGCGCCGTGATCGCGGCCGGGACGTTCGGTTTCAGCAGCGGCGATGTGGTGGTTTTCGGCGCGGCCGCCAACATCGTGGCAGGATTGTCGACCATCGCCTTCGGCCTGCTGGACGACAAGATCGGCCCCAAGAAGGTCATCATCATGGCGCTCGTCGCGCTGATCTTGATGGGCACCGTGGTCTTCGTCCTGCACGACGGGGAGCGATCGTCTTCTGGGTGGCGGGTCTGATCATGTGCATGTTCGTCGGCCCTGCTCAGTCGGCTTCCCGTAGCTTCCTGGCCCGGCTGATTCCCGAGGGCAAGTCCGGCGAGGTCTTCGGCCTGTATGCGACCACCGGACGAGTGGTCTCGTTCCTGTCGCCGGCGCTGTTCGGCATCGCGATCGCGGTGGGAGCGCGGGTCACCGGCCAGGAGAACACCCAGTACTGGGGCATCCTCGGCATCGTGGTGGTGCTGGCGATCGGTCTTGCGGTGATGATCCCGGTCAAGGAGCACACCGAACACAGCCGCGTGCTGTAGGAACCAACCCGCATCCCAACGCGTGGTGAGCGGCGGTCTTCAGGCGTCCTCGCCGAGCAGCCGCAGAATCGTGGCGCCGACCCCGCCGGCATTGTTGTCACCCGCGGTCGGATAGCCCGCGCCCAGCACCGTCGGATGGCTCGAGTCCATCACGAAACCCTGACCGGCCAGGTCGAGCATCTGCAGATCGTTCGGCATATCCCCGAAGGCGATCATCCGGTTCGCCGGCAGACCCAGGTCGGTGAGAAGCTCGCGCAGGGCCAGCGCCTTGCTGACTCCCGGTGCCGACATCTCGAGCATGCCCGCTGCCGACACATAGCTGAACGTCACGGTCACCCGATCACCGACGATGCTCCTGGCGATTGCGGCCAGTTCGTCGGTGCGGGTCGCCGGATCGACCACGATCAGCTTCACGATCTCGTCGCGGTCGACCAACTCGTCCAGGGGCGCCTGGAACGGGGAGCCGGGCTCGCGGGTGTGCAGCTCGAAGCCTGGCTCGCTGCCCCAGCCCGAGACATATTCGGCCGCGAAGACCGCCCGCGGCAGGCGCTCGCGGATCTGCTCGGCAGCGGTCAGGCTGATGTCGGCCGCCATCGGACGAACATGTGCCACCTCACGGGTGGCCAGGTCGAAGGTCACCGCTCCGTTGGCGGCCACCGCCCACCCGTGCGCGTCGGTCAGCGGGTCCAGCACACCGAACCAGCGCAGCGGACGCCCGGATGCGAACACGGTCGTGATTCCGCGCCGCGCCGCCCGCCGCACCGCCAGCGCATTCAGTGCGGGGATCTGCTTGTCATCGGCGAGGAAGGTACCGTCCAGGTCGGTCGCGATGAGATCGAACGGGTTCATCGCGCCGCCTCACAGCCTCGTGTTATCGGTGGGCGGGGGCTGGGTGTCGGTGGCCTCACCGGTGCCCGCGGTACCCATCGACGGATCCTTCGAGGGGGAGCCGTCGTTGCCCGGTGTGGTCTCTTCGCTGCTTGCTTCGGTTCCACTCGGCTCGGGCGAACCCGACTCGCTTCCGGTGTCCTCGGGGGACGCGGACTCCGAACCCGACGATTCGCCACCCTCGGGGCTGCTGTCGGACGGCGTGCCGCCACCATCGGAGGCGCTCTGATTGGTGGGCACCGGCGGCTGCGGAGATTCGGGCGGTGAGTTCTGGAACAGCAGCACCGCGATCAACAACGCCAATCCGCACAGCAGAACCGTCAACGACCACGACACCGCCAGCGGCACCCAGCCCGCGCGGTCATGGCGCCCCGGAAACGAGGCCGGCCACACTCGCCAGGCACCCGGTCGGGAGTCGTCGAGCCAGTGCAGGCGATAGTCGGGGCCTGCCGGTCGTCCGAGCAGGGGAGTGCTGGACAGGTCGACCGAGCGCAGCAGCCGATCGGCTTCGGCTCGCGCGTCGGCCGAGCCGTCATAGTCGAGGGCCACCCAAGGCGCGATCGGAAGGTCCTCGGGGGACACCGGATCATCGGCTTCACTACGGTATTTGTAACCCAGGCGGCCGCCGCTCTGGCCGTCGCCGCCGCGCGCGATCACCGACTCGGCATGCAGCTTGTTGACCTCACCGGCCAGCCTGTCGCGGGCCGCGGGATCATGAGCGGCGCCTTCGGCGAGCACCACCAGCATCACCGCGGGCTGGTCGTCGGCATGGGCGATGTAGACGACACCGGCCTCGCGGGCGGTCAGCCGCGCGTCCAACCAGAAATCGCCGATCTTCGGCGGATCGCTCACCAGAAGGGGAACAGGCTCGAAACCGCCGGGATCACCATCGGGCGGTTGAGGCGCGCCAGGAGCCCCCGGAGGTGGCGGGGTGCCGGGCGGATCGGCTGGGAAATCGGACATCGCCACAATCTCACCACATCGGCGGGCTTTCCCGAAGTGCGGCCGCGTCATGGCTTGCGCACAGTTGGTCGTCGCCCGAGTCCGGTTGCGGGCAAGGTATCGTGGCAGGGACGCTTTGAAGCCCACCAGGCGGCCTTCGGCCACAGGAGAGAACGTTGACCAGCACGCTAGGCAATCAGCAAACGCTGTCCACCCAAGATGCCGCCAAGGTCCTGGGAGAGGCAATAGCGGAGGTGCAGCGGGTCATCGTCGGTCAAGAGCACATGGTCGAACAGCTGATGGCCGGTTTGCTGGCGCAGGGCCACATTCTGCTGGAGGGCGTGCCCGGTACGGCGAAGACCCTGGCCGTGCGGACGTTCGCCACCGTTGTCGGCGGGTCATTCGCGCGCGTCCAGTTCACTCCCGACCTGGTTCCCTCCGACATCGTCGGCACTCGCGTCTATCAGGCATCCAAGGAGACGTTCGACATCGAGCTCGGCCCGGTCTTCACCAACTTCGTGCTTGCGGACGAGATCAACCGCGCCCCCGCCAAGGTGCAATCGGCCATGCTCGAGTTGATGGCTGAGAAGCAGGTCTCGATCGCTGGCCAGACCTTCCCGATGAAGAAGCCGTTCATCGTCATCGCTACCCAGAACCCGATCGAATCCGAGGGCGTCTACCCGCTGCCCGAAGCCCAGCGGGATCGTTTCCTGCTCAAGGTGGACGTGCCCTACCCGAAGGGCAACGAGGAGTTCGAGATCCTGCGCCGGATGTCGGTCACCCCACCGACACCGAACCAGATCCTCAATCCCGACCTGACCTTCCAGCTACAGGGCATGGCCTCGCACGTCTTCGTCCACAATCTGGTCGCGGAGTACATCGTCCGGCTGGTGCTGGCCACCCGCAACCCGGCCGAGTTCAATATGCCCGACCTGGCTCGGGTGATCCAGATCGGCAACTCCTCACGCGCCACCCTCGGTCTGACCGCGGCCGCCCGCGCGGTCGCGCTGATTCACGGACGTGACTACGTCCTGCCGACCGACGTCCAGGCCATCGCCAAGGACGTCATGGCGCACCGCCTGGTGCTCAGCTTCGACGCGATCGCCGACAACATCTCCGCGCTGCAGGTGGTGGAACGGATCCTCGCGATGGTGCCCGCTCCCACTCCGGTGTGGAATCAGGAGCAGCGCGCCGCGAGCCGTACCCAGCACCGCCACCAGCCGAGCTACGAGTGAGCCCTGCCCTAGATGAGCGGACCTGATTTCGCAGTCTCCAAGACCGGCACCACGCAGGCGAACGGTCGCCACGATGTGGGCGCCGCGGGCAGCGTGCTGCGCGAGCCCACCGGCCCGACGGTGCCGCTGAACAGACTCGCACCCGAAGCGGCGCTGCGCCGGCTCGAGCTGACGGTCGTCCGCCGGCTCGAGGGCTTCTTGCAGGGTGATCACCTGGGGCTGCTGCCCGGACCCGGCTCGGACCTCAACGACGCCAGGATCTACGTGCCCGGCCAGGACGATGTGCGCCGGATGGATTGGGCGGTGACCGCGCGCACCACGGTGCCGCACGTGCGAGACACCATGGCCGACCGCGAACTCGAGGTCTGGGCTTTGCTCGACGCGACCCCGTCCATGAACTGGGGCACAGCAGGCGTAACCAAACGCGATCTGGGCATCGCCGCGATCGCCACGCTCGGCTTCATCAGCCAGAAGATGGGCGACCGCTTCGGCGGCATGGTGATGCATTCGGATTCGGTCAAACGATTTCCGGCGCGGTCGGGACGCCAGGCGCTTTACGGGTTGCTCGGCAAGCTGCTGGATGATCCGATCGAACGCGACAATCAGCCCGCGACACTCGGACTGCCCGAAGGTATCGAGGCACTGATCCGCACCCAACGCCGCCGCGGCATGCGGGTCGTGGTCTCCGATTTCCTCGATCCCGGTGACCAGGAGCTCAACCCCAAGGCTCCGCCCAGCTGGGAGCGCCCGCTGCGACGGCTCGCCGTGCGCAATCAGGTCTTGTGCGTCGAGGTCGTGGACGCGGGCGAGATGGAGTTCCCCGATGTCGGCGAGCTGCTGATCCGTGACCCCGAGACCGATTTCGCGCGTTTCGTCAACACCTCGGATGTCCGCGCCCGCAAGATGATCGACCGGGCGGCCGCCGCCCAGCGGGAGCGGGTGGCGGCAGCCATGCGCCGTGCCGGCGTGGGGCATATCCGCCTGCAGACCGACCGTGACTGGGTGAATGACATCGCCCGCTTCGTGCTGACCTACCGGCAGACCGCCGCCGTGCTGCATCAGCCCCCGCAGGGGGTGACCAAGTGACCGGCGATACCACCCAGGTCTGGCTGTGGGAGTTCTTCAATCCCGAACGGCTGTGGGCCCTGCTCGTGCTGCCGGTGCTGGTGATCGCCTACATTCTGCTGCTGCGGTTGAAGCGCAACCGCGGCATGCGCTACACCCAGACCGGCATCGTCGGCGCGGTGCTGCCCAGGCAGTCGCAGTGGCGCCGGCACGTTTCGGTCGCGATGGCGCTGTGCTCCCTGGCGGCGATCACCGGTGCCTGGGCGCGCCCGGCAGGCACCGAGCAGGTTCCCCGCGAGCGCGCCACCGTGGTGCTGGTGCTCGACCTGTCGCAGTCGATGCAGGCGACCGACATCGACCCCACTCGTCTGGACGCCTCGAAGCAGGCGGCCAAGGACTTCATCGCCCAGCTGCCGGCGTCCTACAACATCGCGCTCGTCGCGCTGTCGGGAAACAGCCGGGTGCTGGCTCAGCCCACCAACGATCGGGGCATGATCAACCGCTACATCGATGCGCTGACGCTTGAGGACGGTACCCACATCGGTGATGCCCTGATGGCTGCGCTAGACGCCATCGCGCACGCACCCGGTGAGCCTGGTGAGGATCCGGCGCCCGGCATGGTGATCATGCTCTCGGACGGCAGCAATACCGGTGGTGAGGTGAGTCCCGAGCAGGCAGCCGCGAATGCGCGTGAACAGGGCGTGGTCGTCAACACCATCGCCTTCGGCACACTCAACGGATATGTCGACCTCGACGGTCAGCGTTACAACGTGGCACCCGATACCGAGGCTCTGCAGCAGATCGCGGTGGCCACCGGTGGCGCCGCCGTGGACGCGAAGTCGGCCAGTCAGTTGAACAACGCTTACGATCAGATGCGCTCCGATGTCACCTACGAGGACGTGAAGAAGGAAGTCACGGCGCGCTGGGCGCTGTATGCACTGGCTTTCGCCTTCGTCGCCTCGCTGGGTGCAGTCTCGATGGCAGCCAGGTGGCCGTGATGATACCAATGTTGGAATTCCTGCATCCCGGCCGGCTGTGGCTGCTGCTACTCGTGGTGGCGGTGCTGGGCTTCTATCTGATCGTCTCCCAGCGCGTCCAAAGTGGCAGCCGACGGCGGGGCAAGACCCGGCTGGACCTGGTGGTTCCGCGGGACTCCCCGCTGAAACGGCACATCTCGGTGGGTGCTTCGCTGCTGGCGATGGCTTCGCTGGTGTTGGCCTACGCGCAGCCGCAGGCCGTCTCGCCGGTGCCCCGTGAGCGCGCGACGGTGGTCATCACCATCGATATCTCGCGGTCGATGCGGGCCGAGGACGTCTCGCCCAGCCGGATCCAGGCTGCTCAGACCGCGGCCAAGGAATTCGTCGACATGGTACCGGCGAGCTTCAACGTCGCCCTGGTGACGTTCTCCGGAACTGCGCAGATCGCGGCAGCGCCCACCACCGACCGCACCGCGGTGAAGTCCGCGATCGACGCGATCGAGTTGGAACCCGCGACCGCCATTGGCGAGGCGATCTACACGTCACTGGACGCGCTGCAGCTGGCTCCGCCCGATCCCGAAAATCCG
The Brooklawnia propionicigenes DNA segment above includes these coding regions:
- a CDS encoding HAD-IIB family hydrolase, with the translated sequence MNPFDLIATDLDGTFLADDKQIPALNALAVRRAARRGITTVFASGRPLRWFGVLDPLTDAHGWAVAANGAVTFDLATREVAHVRPMAADISLTAAEQIRERLPRAVFAAEYVSGWGSEPGFELHTREPGSPFQAPLDELVDRDEIVKLIVVDPATRTDELAAIARSIVGDRVTVTFSYVSAAGMLEMSAPGVSKALALRELLTDLGLPANRMIAFGDMPNDLQMLDLAGQGFVMDSSHPTVLGAGYPTAGDNNAGGVGATILRLLGEDA
- a CDS encoding DUF58 domain-containing protein; the protein is MSGPDFAVSKTGTTQANGRHDVGAAGSVLREPTGPTVPLNRLAPEAALRRLELTVVRRLEGFLQGDHLGLLPGPGSDLNDARIYVPGQDDVRRMDWAVTARTTVPHVRDTMADRELEVWALLDATPSMNWGTAGVTKRDLGIAAIATLGFISQKMGDRFGGMVMHSDSVKRFPARSGRQALYGLLGKLLDDPIERDNQPATLGLPEGIEALIRTQRRRGMRVVVSDFLDPGDQELNPKAPPSWERPLRRLAVRNQVLCVEVVDAGEMEFPDVGELLIRDPETDFARFVNTSDVRARKMIDRAAAAQRERVAAAMRRAGVGHIRLQTDRDWVNDIARFVLTYRQTAAVLHQPPQGVTK
- a CDS encoding VWA domain-containing protein, whose amino-acid sequence is MTGDTTQVWLWEFFNPERLWALLVLPVLVIAYILLLRLKRNRGMRYTQTGIVGAVLPRQSQWRRHVSVAMALCSLAAITGAWARPAGTEQVPRERATVVLVLDLSQSMQATDIDPTRLDASKQAAKDFIAQLPASYNIALVALSGNSRVLAQPTNDRGMINRYIDALTLEDGTHIGDALMAALDAIAHAPGEPGEDPAPGMVIMLSDGSNTGGEVSPEQAAANAREQGVVVNTIAFGTLNGYVDLDGQRYNVAPDTEALQQIAVATGGAAVDAKSASQLNNAYDQMRSDVTYEDVKKEVTARWALYALAFAFVASLGAVSMAARWP
- a CDS encoding VWA domain-containing protein translates to MIPMLEFLHPGRLWLLLLVVAVLGFYLIVSQRVQSGSRRRGKTRLDLVVPRDSPLKRHISVGASLLAMASLVLAYAQPQAVSPVPRERATVVITIDISRSMRAEDVSPSRIQAAQTAAKEFVDMVPASFNVALVTFSGTAQIAAAPTTDRTAVKSAIDAIELEPATAIGEAIYTSLDALQLAPPDPENPDEPAPGAIILLSDGYTNIGRDSGEAARAAKEQDVPIYAIAYGTAGGYVYEEGVRVPVPVNHAELAQIAKNSGGKKYSAESLGDLRGVYQTIASSIGYDEELVEVTDRFALYALILSVLAGCGVISLAARWP
- a CDS encoding AAA family ATPase gives rise to the protein MTSTLGNQQTLSTQDAAKVLGEAIAEVQRVIVGQEHMVEQLMAGLLAQGHILLEGVPGTAKTLAVRTFATVVGGSFARVQFTPDLVPSDIVGTRVYQASKETFDIELGPVFTNFVLADEINRAPAKVQSAMLELMAEKQVSIAGQTFPMKKPFIVIATQNPIESEGVYPLPEAQRDRFLLKVDVPYPKGNEEFEILRRMSVTPPTPNQILNPDLTFQLQGMASHVFVHNLVAEYIVRLVLATRNPAEFNMPDLARVIQIGNSSRATLGLTAAARAVALIHGRDYVLPTDVQAIAKDVMAHRLVLSFDAIADNISALQVVERILAMVPAPTPVWNQEQRAASRTQHRHQPSYE